Within Kiritimatiellia bacterium, the genomic segment GTCATATTGGCAGTTTTGCAGCAGGCAGGTGTATGGGGGGATGATTGATCTGTATGAAGATTGGAGACATTTGACCGTCTCATTCATTATTTACTCAGTGTAGAGAATATTCAGTCCAAATAGGGAGGCCAAAAGAGACACTATGAAAAAGACACTGTCAGCCAAAATCACATCTGCAGCGATCGCGCTGATATATTCAGGATCCCTGGCGCTTGGACAACACGACCTGGGCGGGACTGGAAATGTCGCGAGCGGAACGCCTAGTGTTGCGGGGGGGCAGAACAACGTGGCAAGTGGAAATAACTCGGTTGCGGTGGGGATTACCAACGCAGCGAGCGGCCCGCGAAGTTCCGCGTTTGGCTACACCAATCGAGCCACCGGCTTCGCCAGCACGGCGGTCGGTAATGAGAATGAAGCTATTGGGGAATGGAGCTCTGCGTTCG encodes:
- a CDS encoding cell surface protein → MKKTLSAKITSAAIALIYSGSLALGQHDLGGTGNVASGTPSVAGGQNNVASGNNSVAVGITNAASGPRSSAFGYTNRATGFASTAVGNENEAIGEWSSAFGVNNVASESGSTALGAFNDATGFGSTAVGIDNYASG